In bacterium, a genomic segment contains:
- a CDS encoding efflux RND transporter periplasmic adaptor subunit, whose protein sequence is MKFPVEVATVATHAGDLAVHAVGSLEAFETVQVTARVTGAVQKVRFREGENVRAGEPLVEIEPERFDLAVKSAEAVYERAKAGRREALAGLARREDIQGKNPGFVSPEDLDNWQTKAMSARADSIEAAAALELAKLNKRDAYVPAPVSGIIQSRTVRTGDYILAGTLIATMLRRDPLLLRFSVPDQEAQRLRPGLNVTFRVRGETQEYKAKITAVTESADPVTRMVSVVAEVNDPQKEELRPGAFAEVTVLLGDSQSLPVIPQLSIRPSEKGFLAYVVQDSVAKERVLTLGLQSSDGFVEVTNGLKSGELVVVRGAEALRDGAGVRVISPSDSTGGKGKAGKKA, encoded by the coding sequence ATGAAATTCCCGGTGGAAGTTGCCACGGTTGCTACCCACGCCGGAGATCTTGCGGTGCATGCGGTGGGTTCGCTGGAGGCCTTCGAAACCGTGCAGGTGACCGCACGGGTGACGGGCGCGGTGCAGAAGGTCCGCTTCCGGGAAGGCGAGAACGTGCGAGCGGGAGAGCCACTGGTGGAGATCGAACCGGAACGGTTTGATCTGGCCGTCAAGTCCGCCGAAGCCGTCTATGAACGGGCCAAGGCCGGACGCCGCGAAGCCTTGGCGGGACTGGCGCGGCGGGAAGATATTCAGGGCAAGAATCCGGGGTTTGTCAGTCCGGAGGATTTGGATAATTGGCAAACCAAGGCGATGTCGGCCAGAGCAGATTCGATTGAAGCCGCCGCCGCACTGGAATTGGCCAAACTGAACAAACGCGATGCCTATGTTCCGGCGCCGGTGTCGGGCATCATTCAAAGCCGCACTGTCCGCACAGGAGACTATATTCTGGCAGGCACCTTGATTGCCACCATGCTGCGCCGCGATCCGCTGCTGTTGCGATTTTCGGTTCCGGATCAGGAAGCCCAGCGGTTGCGCCCGGGCCTGAATGTGACGTTCAGAGTCCGTGGTGAAACGCAAGAGTATAAAGCCAAAATCACCGCCGTGACGGAGTCGGCGGACCCGGTGACACGGATGGTGAGTGTCGTCGCGGAGGTGAATGATCCGCAAAAAGAGGAGCTTAGGCCCGGCGCATTTGCCGAAGTGACCGTGCTGCTCGGCGATTCGCAGAGTCTGCCGGTGATTCCGCAGCTTTCGATCCGCCCCAGCGAAAAAGGATTCTTAGCGTATGTTGTGCAGGACAGCGTGGCCAAAGAGCGCGTGCTGACCCTTGGATTGCAATCGTCCGACGGTTTTGTGGAAGTGACCAATGGGCTGAAGAGCGGCGAACTGGTGGTGGTGCGTGGCGCGGAGGCGCTGCGGGATGGCGCGGGGGTGCGCGTGATTTCGCCCAGTGATTCGACCGGCGGCAAGGGCAAGGCAGGGAAGAAAGCATGA